A window of Gossypium raimondii isolate GPD5lz chromosome 7, ASM2569854v1, whole genome shotgun sequence genomic DNA:
CTCGTTCAAGTCTCAATATGGGAAAAATTGCCTAATTCAATGACTAATTTGGGCCAAAAGAAAGTTCAAACCCTAATATGGAAACAATTAGCTAGTTCACACTCCAATGTGGGAACAATTGTCAAACTAAGGgattaacttgaacaaaaagAAGTTCAGACCTTAATATGAGAACAATTGGCTAGTTCAGACACCAATGTGGAAACAATTGCCAAATTTAAGGGTTagcttgaacaaaaaaaatcaagtctCAATGTAGGAGTAGTTGTCAAGTTTAGACCCCAATATAGGAATAATTGCCTAATTTAAGTCCCaacatgagaagaattatcaaattcaaagaTTAATCTAGATAAAAAAAAGGTTCAACTTAAGTTTAGGTGATTTAAcctatttttctatatatagcATTATAGGGGTATGTATAAAAGAGAGATAAGTGTTGGTTAGGAGAGTGAAATAATTACTTGTTGGGGTTGAGCATTTGGGTGAAGCTGAAACATTCCCTTTTGACCCAGCTGTGAATTACTGAAGACAGGTTTATGATTCTTCCTTGGATGCCTGTTTCCTCTGCTGTTTCTACCATCTTTTCTATTAACATTTCTGTCATCAAATAATGTCCTGCCAACACAACAAAAAATACATACATGATTTGATGGAACTCTCGCTGTTGTTCTAAACAACAAGATGGTTAAGTTTTCTATCAGTCCCTGTATTATGcataagttataaatttaagcctttactttaatttaattattttcagtccttgtacatttaaaattttaatcctgaTCAAATGTTAGCTATTAAATTCATTGAGTTTaattatgctatttttaaaatttgatgcaacaaatatattattacatgtGTAATGTCATATCACTATAATTTTCACATAAGAAAAACACATCAATATATCAAATGACTGTCGTTTGCATAAAGGGTAAAGTttagaaattagaaaaatatagcAACTAAGAATAGTCCGGTTGAAGAACatggactaaatctataactttacggataatacaaaaataatagcataatttaactaaacaaaTTTACTTATTACCGTTTGATCATGACTAAAATGACCAATCCAAAgaatatagagactaaaattgactaattccaaaatgtaaaatttaaaattaattaaattaaaactaggAATTACCTCTCATTCCATGCCATGCATGAgctttagattattattatattttctcaaCTACAgcattaataaaacaatttctcACGATctcaaatattattaaaaaagagCAATAAtgggaaatatttatataaagtgCAATCACAACATTTGatacatgttttttaaaaaaaataataatagtgagAAAGAAAATCATAAACTAGACAAAATGGACCAAATCAGATGAATTTGGGGGTGAGgcttgaaattttagttttgaagaATTGTGTTAGGTAGGTCCACAGGAAAAAGTTGACTTTACTCttgagtaaatatttataattaaagttaaaataaattaatattttattattaaaattttaatttaagtcaaATTGGATCAAATACAatctagatttttttaaaatttttactcaaatttattCGGATCCAACCTGGTTgatacattaaatttattttattatttaaaataataaaatattttatactaatattattctatctttatataattaattatatataagaGCGTTTAATCTTACAAATAAACTTAAGAGATTATCCcatgttctatttttaaattagtttttatttttcaaatatactAACAGCCATGCATCATCCTACTAAACTTTCAATTAATaagataattttagtaaaaGCTTCATCAACGTTCTTGTATTAGGAGTTAATTTTCAACGGAAAAATCgatttactttttgatctaatgtGATATTTTTTGTGTAGAGAGAACAACTTTTCCTCCAAATTATGGTAATGAACAAAAAGGAGTGTGCATGTACCCAAGTAATTTGTTGCAAATGTCATCTCAATTTTGTCCTCAGAGAACTCCAAATTCTGAGAGAATATCCCAGCATTGTTTCTGCAAAATTTgatgttaatatttttcatcattctatattttgttttgagaaaagaagaaaaaagaaaatgtaaatggTGGATTTAATGTATGAGAACCTACATGAGGATGTTAAGGGGTAATCCAAGAGCCAAGAACTGAGTACAAAATCTCTTGACAGAAGCCAATGAACTAAGATCAATCTCAAACAACATAATTTCAACATTTGGATTCTCATTTTCAATCCCTTCCTTCAATTCAGCTGCCTTCTTTATATCTCTCGCTGGTATCACCACTCTCACTCCTCTCTTAGCCAATACCCTTGCTGTCTCTGCTCCAATACCAGACGTCGCTCCTTCAAAAATTGGTACaatggatttaaaaaaaaattaatattaaaaaaaaaaaaaaaggaatccCTATTAAGCTAGTACCAATATACTATCTGTAGATGAGACAAAACCATATCCTTGTACAAACAAAAACAACTACTTGTTtaagatatacatatatatacatatgtgctTCAGGTTTATCCTGTAGAAATCTCAAATATTCTCTCGGAATCcgggggaaaaaaagaaaaagttgataACGGAGACTTACCGGTGATAATGGCAGTTAGACGGTGAAGAGGGGAAGAAGAATTGTCTGCAACTTGTTGAGCAGTAGTTTTTGAACCATAACCACTAGGGCCTGCAATGCCTGCTAAGTACCTAAGTGTATCTTTCATGACGGTGGAGCAGCTTAAGCTTAGAATCTCAAAGAAACAAGGGAGTAGTATGGCTAGAAGCAAGAAATATATACTACACATTGTAGGAGTACCATATAAAAAAGAAACCCTTTATACTAGTGTGGCCTCAAGTCCAATTAAACTATGCTGAATTTTGCTGATATTATCATTGGAATGATTGGTTTTTGTTCAAGTTTGAGGGTAGAGAGCACCTAGGATTTGGTGGTCCATTCAGTAGCTGATCTTTTTAGAAACGGGTACTGTAATTGGGAAAGAAAAAACCCACTATTATCTGGGTAAAATTACCATGTATGTCCCTGCATTAGAAGTTATATTGCATTTTTGTcccattaaaaaaaatgagcaaattaacTCTATTAAAGAGAAAACTagtcttttctattaaaaattccatctatttctactattaaaaattaacgtAGATATTAATGTCACACGTACTTCTTGttgatgtaattaatgaaaattttaacagaaaagaccgttactctttgatctaacgtacagagattaatttatccattttttagtATACATAATCAATTGTCTCTCCGTCCTTCATGGGTGGGGGTTGGATTTTGCTGATTACAAAAGCAAGTGACATTTTTAAGTAAACTTTGCTTTGTAGAGGTGTAACAATCTAGTGAAAGTAGCAAAATTtgaccttttttctttttccctttctaTTGAAATCTTTGGATATCTGACAAGATTTGCAATTTGCCTATTAAGTTAGGATATCATGGATTTTGTGGTAAAggaatatatttttgtattcgaatatgattaaataattgaaaatctTGAGATTATTATAATAGTGCATGTAATTAGTGAGGCATAGAAAAAGTGatggaaaacaaaaaaaaaaaaaggaaaaagggatGACTGGAAAACCAATGAAACCATCTATAGAACTTCCATTGAATAAAATTCCCCCGGccactttattttttaataaaatattatcgtTATAAAAACAATCATCAACAATAAGAATATAAAGACACGATATATAGCATAAACTATAAATAAGATATTACAAATTGATGCACAAATATTGTATCTATagaataattctaaaataagagaaaaataaattgatagcGATTGCAATACTGGAAGagtttagaaataaataagagATATCAAATGGCTGAAAATTACATTCTAGCCTTGCTTTCATCCGACCAAACTAATGATGAAATCTGGTCAATCAAGAAACCACTACTAAGAGCTCTAAGAAACCTGCCGCATTAGTGATGCACAAAGGGTTCTGTCTTAGATGGTCTATCTTTCTCATCATCtcggattttaattttatgaacaCCATTATTGTGTTTTATCATGATAAGACTTTTCGAAAACAGTTCCAATATACTGTCTTGGCACCTTTAATTTGGAAATTCTTATATATACGCCAGAGCATGAATAAAGAGGGTTTAACAACTAAAATTATCACTACTTTAAGAGAAaacaaagtgaaaaaaaaaaaaaacaatagagtaaattgaaatttgaaagaatagaaaaaaaaaaagagcatacTATTGAAGAAGTTGTAACTAGTAAACAATCCGAAGATCTTTGTTGTTAGCAAAGTTAAAACCTAATTTGAAAACATCGAgtggttttgatttttctcttaaagaaaaaaaaaataacaatgcTCAGTTTTGTAAATGCTGCATTTCCTTCcaatcaattttcataagttctgatcatatctgGTTTTTTTTTCACAGAATACCTAAAATTATCCATAGCCTTtccctaattttgaaataagaagataatgcaCTTCAACGCACTCGAAGCCACATTCTCTTACATTGATAATAATACCcataccaatcgagttaagcCTTAATCGacagtattaatttaattaaataattttagtaatattcATAATAGTCCACATagaattaattcaataaaaaaaaaagtaggaaTTAGTTTACTTTGGCCCAAAGAAATAGAAAAGGGGAATAATGTAGCATGTTTTCCACTAAGGGGAAGAAGTTGGTATATCTATGATTTCAAGGTTGAaagattaaaagttaaaacGGTGTTTTTGATTGGCATGGCCAAAGTTAGTGTGGTGTTGATTGGATTGGTTAAAAGTTTTTGCCCTCAATTTTCAGCTGAACACAGATGCAGCACGATTGGTTTGCATGTTATTCACACGTGCACACCTCTTTCATAATAAGTAGCAATAATCTTGACCCATTTGCAATTTCAGACCAAATCCATTgcgtttatttcttttttgcaaTATCAGGCGACATGATCATGCGGCATCAAATATCAATTCAAATCCCATATACGCCAACACAATTAACATATTTTGTTATACCATTCCACAAGCATTTTCGTacctttttcttatatattGTTTACCTATTGTCACTGTCGAAGATACTGCATTGACAAGATATCTATCATCCCTCAACTTTTAACATTGCATTATGATCGAtcggtaaaagtatcatagggGAGTCGAATTTCATTTTGCACCCTCTACGTAAAAATGGGCAAACTAGTCCCTatatgttaaatcaaagagtaaaGTAGTCATTCTGttgaaaatttcatccatttttaatgttaaaaactGATCTATGTACATAGAATGAGGTACACCTTGCACACCACATGTAATTGTCTAGTTATTTTGTTAGCCACgttagtttttaacagtaaaaatagatgtaatttttaacagaaataaccagtttgttctttaatttaatatgtaattactaatttgtctattttttaataaaatgggcAAAATGTAATTCGACTCCTAGTACATGCTTTCATGTTACTTTTACCCATTACGGTCCTACGTGGTTATGTCATTGCCTTCACTAAGAGACAATGAGATGACTTGTTTACCAATACAATGCTTTCACATGGTATCTCAATCCTCCATATACCCCCCTATTTCTCTATTACGACTTTCTGTCTACTTGGGTGAACCGACACCACATCTCCATCCATCTCCCTCTTTTGTTGAAATGGCATCGCAATAgacatttacatatttatttgatatataatattttaaatgtgaaaataattttttttttcttcttctttagttTGAAACCGTGGCAATCACGTCTTCTTTTGGAGGACAATGGGCAAAAATTTTCTATCCTTCACTTTAAGAAATGATGGGCAATGCTGGGGAGTTGATGGAGTAAAAGAGAGCAATGAAGTTGACTCCTCAACGATGGTGGTTGTGAAATGGCAAACCAAAGGGTCCCAATGGTTTCCCAACATGAATACATCTATCATCACATTGCCACTCGTTTGAGAAGCACTTATCTTTGTAGCTTCACATGCCCTTCTTTCCCATCATTCTTCCACACATGTTATGCCCAAAGCCATCAGCTTTAAAGGGGGTCAATGGATCGCTGTAGCAGGCagacaaaattaaagtttgattgGGGGCTATGCTATTTTTGTACTGCTCCTCTCTGCCTATTTTACACGCTTGATGCAACAATTTTATAGGCAATCTTGCCATGATTCGAACATTAGATGTGTAGCAAGTAAtggtttcttttcctttcttctcttttcaaATGATTATTTCGTTTTCGTATCCACATAATTTTACAGGGATCGTAATGCCTATTATAAAAGCTGACCCCAAATGCACGTAAGGCTTGAATTATAAACTTTGGTTAATTTTGTCGTGAGacaattaagaaaagaaatcgATAAATGCATAGGGAGATCTTCGGGTCATATTTTGTCTCTTTGCTTAAGAAACGAGTAAACTAATTTctgtacattaaattaaagagcaaattgattatttgtgttaaaacttccatccatttttattgttaaaatttgatgtagTTACATATATATGGGTACTTTTTATTGACGTACAAGACTAGTTTTataatagaaatgaatgaaattttaacaaaagggACCCATTTGCTCTTTGATGTAATGCACAGTgactaaattatcattttttgaatagaaaaaataaaatataatttaactcttaatataaaGACCTCTATAATGCTTGACAAATGTGTgagaattaattaaatctttttaaCATATACCGTAATTGGTatcacatttattttaattttcaaagttaatattatttcatgtctCAATTCATTACACTAGTATGCTTTGGTGTGTTTGCATATATTTTTGTGTCATGCATTCATGGagtgttcattttattttccatatcaTTTTCGTGCTTGTGTTATTTTTCATATGTTTGGAgtgttatataaatttataacacattaataatttcttttacatatattttgacATGCTCACATATGTGtcatattcatattattttatatactttatttatgTTCATGTTGTGtctcaattaatttaataattttcataatttcacataGTAATCCCATTTactgaaatatatatatatatattacatccaaaattaattatttttctaaagtgAAGCGAGGGTATCTTCtaatagatttaatttaaaataaataaaatcataaaatgtgaTGAAATATTTCAtcactaaaaaatataattatagagAATGAAAAAGGTTTATGTTTTCGTAtgctatatatgtatataaatacatgtagatattatataaaatgatcTCATCCAAATCAGTTGCCTGAACTAAAAAGGAGTTTGTCCAACTCATAACTGAAGGATCACCATGCTTAAATGAGACTACTTCAAAAAAATAGTAGACAATATTTGAGGAAATCTTTTAAAACTCTAGGTGTCTAGTCAGTTTAGAACTCTTGTTATTTCAAagagtttttatatttaattagaGAGATATACTGTAAATAAAACTCCTTAATTATGGTTGGTTAGGATAGTTTAATTAGAGTTTTCTGATATTTACAAAGTTTATTTAAgagattaaatatttatttacttagagatttaattatataggacttgtaaaattgaattttcaattggtctttaggaatttatatttttttttgaactttggCAAATACTTGGATTGGCCGACCATTGAAAACATGGATATTTGAGCTTAATAAAATTTGGccattattctttctttttgagGTTGAATGGTTCaccttgttaatttttttgttatcttTGTTTTTAGGTACACGTTATCTAAGGGTGGCATAGGGTGTTGCTCGATTATCGTTGTTTCTAGTTACAACTTTATTAGAGATGGTATTGTAAGATAGACTATCCGAATATCATTGTTTCTAGTAACAAGTTAATAAGAGGTGACATAGACtaaattatcttattgttttaacacaaacatatttttttcaatttgctAAACTTGGAGATTTGAGGTTTTCTCGAATCATGGGTTCTGCATCATCTAAGTCTACATTTTTTATGGAAGTAGGAAAGTTCCCTGTTTTTATGGTTTCTATAGGGCTATTGAGGTGAACCTAGAAAAAATTCACACaatattgaatatgaattatcaTAAGAATACTAAGGAAATGCATCGCTTAACTGAAAAGGTTGTAACATTGATAGATTTGTATCAGAGCCAGCATACAAGTGCTTgccatttttcaaagttttatgATCCTTAACTTGTTATTAATTGAATGATGATCGTCAAAAAGCATTTGAAACAATTGAATGTGTACCTGAGTTTTCTTCATTACTAGCATCACCGCTATTAGGAGACTAATTGAAAGTTTATTAGGTCACATTAGAGGAGGCAATAGCAACTGTAATCAAGGAAGATGAAGGTTGCCAATTGTGGTCTACTATGTGAATAGAGCTGTAGAGAATGATGAGCTCAATTACATTGGATTGGAAAAGATAGAATTCACATTGGATGTAGCTACCAGGATGCTTCGACAATACTTTCAAGCACGtgctattttaattttatcatatcaactccttaaatagatttttaataaaGTTGATACTTCAAGAAGAATGTGCTAATGGAGTACCAAATGTTGTGAATTTGGCCTAGAATtctattttctgaaaaaaaaaaagcatagtTTTTGGTTATATATAGAGAGAATTAGCTTTCCCATTGAAAgttaagaaaaattttcattttgtgttcttgctttgatttgtttaaactatttaagtttgaaaatgtcATTCGGTTGAAAAGATTGACTTAGACTACCTCATAAAAAGCACATGTATAATTTCGGTTAagagtttattgctataaatatcacgagactttattaaaaaaaaaaaaacttccatTGTGCCCAAAAACCTTGTTTATTTACGTAAAACAAGTTTATTTGGGAGTTAATGATTCTTCTCTTGTTTACGGGCGAATCCTTGGCTCAAATGTTTCATAATCATCCAAGTCCATAAattaattaggtatgtatttaattttgttgtcattcttctctttcaaattatttatctcatttgtttttgtttttattcataaaattttcttttttgttttgtttgtcaCGTGGGTTTTTACGGCATGATTTGTTTggccaaattttcattttactctcttctcaatttgatcctttagTCTCATTCAAAAACCCTAGAATTTCCACGTCAGTTGATCTTTCATCAGTTTCCATCTTGTATGACTGTAAGTGGAGGAACAGCTCCTTCATCttaatttcaagaaaatgaaagaacCAATAAATGTTTAGTTAATGAAGAACAATATAAAGTTCAGTTGGATTATGCTGATCTGATCCGTAGTTAATCTACAAATGACCACTTTCCATCTTTCTCTCATCCCATCCATCTCCGGTACCTTTAATTTGTCCCTCACCGGCATGCTTTGTATGACCAGatgttaattgagaaattttaaaaaataaaatattataatttgtccacatttaatattattttataagagcttaaaaagttaaattaacgATTCAATCATctctataaaagaaattaacaaggttaaaatttaagagaatgtttaaatgtttgagttttaaattctaaagttatattaattaggttattatattactaaaattattaatttaactttctaaacttatttaagTAGTAATGCAGAGGaaaagttttgtttttgtaaaaggaaaattttaattcaaatgtaaattttttattagttgaTATACTATTTAACAGTTGAACtactaattttaataacaaaaaaaaaaacctaactgATATAACACGATAGTGTAATGATGCAAGAAGGGatactaaatttaaacatttcctAATAATATAGAGAAATGGTAGGTTGATTTTGAATGGACACATCACATGGAAAAATGGGTTGACTTGTTGATCCCTCACTTGCCTAAATTATTAGCTCAATCAAATCAGCAACAACTTCACCAAATTAGtgtaaatgactgatttgaaACCTTAAGCAAATTCCTTTACTAAGCCGCACCTAACTAATTAAATTCTCctcttctattttttctttaattacaaAAGGGGATAAAGCCTTCAACAACAACATGATTAGCGCAATTTGAACCGAAGCCATATCTGAGGCGGTGAACACCCTAACCATCAGGTTAATACATGGGGTTTTCCTCTTCTATCTTTTGCTACACTATATTTCATTGGTTTCATccatttggtttttatttataatttttttaataaattgattgaatcaCTTAAGcaactaaattgaattatggATTTAATTCATCGgtttagtcatttttttaatcGACTTGATCAATATTAATATGAGAAAATCAATCCAATCAACTTTAGTTGAGAAAACCGACCAAACGAATTGACTTTGATTCGACCGGTTTAGTTGGTTCTTCGGTTAATTGATCTTGGATTATTGGATTTGGTTTATAtggttatatattataaatataaatataaatatattctaaataatttaaaaataatataaattaaattaattttttttgccgGTTCGATTCCGCAATTCAAAAACCGATAATCAAACAATTAAACCGAGGTCAAAACGGATCAACCTACCTGACCCGAGCTAGTTTTCAATTAAAGCCAAAAATTGCACTCCCGAATTTAGATCCAAAAGcaaattaaccgaaccaaaagattttggtttggttgggttgtttttgttcttttaaggtttttaagatGTATTtgtagaattaattaattagttgaaTTAGGTTGGGCTGAGCTATTTTATATTTGagtgtttaattttatatttgaatgattaattgaattgggttatttatatttaattatttaattttacatttatatttaattaattgagctATTTTGTATTTGAGTAATTAATTGggttgaattattttatatttgagttgatttataTATAAGTAAGTGGGTGTATTTGAATAATGGATTGAGTTTAATGTTTAATCAATAAGTcacgaaataattaaataaaccaaattattTTAGTCAGTTTAACTGATATGTTACACCCATAACTACTCAtccataaatttataaatttgtaccatcattcccTTAATTCAAGGTTGTCCTTCAAGCCATAAAAATTAAGAAGTACTTTGGATTGAGATGGTTTAATTTGGAGACAactaattaagaaaatatattttagcattttatttaatttttcagtctttttttaattattgattttttttatttattaaatcacctcaaaatagatggtaaagttaacaaatattaactttgttaGTATGAACATATatcatgggttgcgcatgggagccCGCAGCCATGGCACACTTGTGTGATTCATCATTCGGCCCAACTGGACTGATATGTTGCTTGGAGAAATTGAAAGCCCATTTACAATGCATGACAAATATGGAACGTAATCTTTCAATATATGCAATTTTAGAAGATAGTATTCTATAATATtagatatttgattttatagatAGCTTTTAATCTTAACTgttgatatattttaatctgTACCGTTAAGTTTGGGGAGACTCAAatataaatagaggtctctcCCCTTTATTGTAAACCACTTTAGTTttgagtaatagaattcttggGAGCATTCACTCAAATATCCTCTCTAGTGCTTTTTGCTTTTATGTGGTTTTGTTCATCTTTAAGTTGCTTTTGCTTTGtgttggtgccttggaggaatttTGTTTGAATCCTCAATTGTTGGGAGTTAGATTGACTTAGGTGTTTTTGAAGCGAAAAAATTATCTAAGGCCGCATAGATTGTGAGACTGAAGTTCTAGTCTCGTGACACATACATGTGGATACCacattagcaattaattttttttatttttttaaaaaaattataatatttttattttttagtcaaaatttttaaaataattttataaattctttttttcgaattttttttaaaaataattaattactgaTGTGGCATGCACGTTAGCAAAGTAAGCGATTTAACAAAATgcataaattcaataattaaaagagacaaatatatatatatatatatatatatatatatatggaagatgggcatattcaattttttccatCACGAGATAGAGCAGTTTGATAGCTCACAAGGCTCATAACCTTCAGATCATAGGTTCTTTAACCTCATTTTAAATACATTGTTTTAGGCAGATATCGAGAATTTGAAAGGTAATCctgatattaattattaagatactaatttttatttttatttaatttatagccataaataaaaacaatttcgACCGCATGatgtgttattaaaatttttgatagaTAAAtatggtattttattattttaaatatt
This region includes:
- the LOC105787642 gene encoding short-chain dehydrogenase TIC 32 B, chloroplastic isoform X5: MCSIYFLLLAILLPCFFEILSLSCSTVMKDTLRYLAGIAGPSGYGSKTTAQQVADNSSSPLHRLTAIITGATSGIGAETARVLAKRGVRVVIPARDIKKAAELKEGIENENPNVEIMLFEIDLSSLASVKRFCTQFLALGLPLNILINNAGIFSQNLEFSEDKIEMTFATNYLGHYLMTEMLIEKMVETAEETGIQGRIINLSSVIHSWVKRECFSFTQMLNPNNYNATRAYAQSKLANILHAKEVARQLKARSAKVTINAVHPGIVKTGIIRAHKGFITDSLFFIASKLLKSTSQGASTSCYVALSPQAQGLSGKYFADCNECNCSALANDELEAQRLWRQTRALIHRRLQYQFPTPS
- the LOC105787642 gene encoding short-chain dehydrogenase TIC 32 B, chloroplastic isoform X2 codes for the protein MCSIYFLLLAILLPCFFEILSLSCSTVMKDTLRYLAGIAGPSGYGSKTTAQQVADNSSSPLHRLTAIITGATSGIGAETARVLAKRGVRVVIPARDIKKAAELKEGIENENPNVEIMLFEIDLSSLASVKRFCTQFLALGLPLNILINNAGIFSQNLEFSEDKIEMTFATNYLGHYLMTEMLIEKMVETAEETGIQGRIINLSSVIHSWVKRECFSFTQMLNPNNYNATRAYAQSKLANILHAKEVARQLKARSAKVTINAVHPGIVKTGIIRAHKGFITDSLFFIASKLLKSTSQGASTSCYVALSPQAQGLSGKYFADCNECNCSALANDELEAQRLWRQTRALIHRRLQYQFLHHLRTF